One genomic window of Mucilaginibacter sp. SJ includes the following:
- a CDS encoding CTP synthase — translation MTKYIFVTGGVTSSLGKGIISASLAKLLQSRGYRVTIQKFDPYINIDPGTLNPYEHGECYVTEDGAETDLDLGHYERFLNTPTSKANNITTGRIYQNVINKEREGAFLGKTVQVVPHITDEIKRNFRILGESGDYDIVITELGGTVGDIESLPYIEAVRQFRWEIGSANSLVIHLTLVPFLAAAGELKTKPTQHSVKMLLEYGIQPDILVCRTEHHLTNDIRKKIALFCNVNINAVIESIDAPSIYDVPLLMLKEQLDKTVLTKLKLPHKNEPNLENWKEFLGRLKNPTADVRIALVGKYVELPDAYKSITEAFIHAGAKQECKVRIEYIPSEQLTPENAVEKLKGMHGVLVAPGFGERGFEGKIQAIRHVRENNIPFFGICLGMQCAVVEFGRHVLGLEDANSTEMNPETPHPVIGMMEDQKNITLKGGTMRLGAYPCDIKKGSKAAQIYGKNHISERHRHRYEFNNEYLKQYEAAGLTPSGINPDNGLVEIVELKNHPFFVGSQFHPELKSTVANPHPLFINFVAASLAYARKK, via the coding sequence ATGACTAAATATATTTTTGTTACGGGCGGTGTTACCTCATCGTTAGGAAAAGGTATAATCTCTGCTTCTTTAGCCAAACTCCTTCAATCGCGCGGTTACCGCGTAACCATCCAAAAGTTTGATCCTTATATCAATATTGATCCGGGAACGCTTAACCCTTATGAGCACGGCGAATGCTATGTTACCGAAGATGGTGCCGAAACCGATCTTGATCTTGGCCACTACGAGCGTTTCCTAAACACTCCTACTTCAAAAGCCAATAACATCACTACCGGCCGCATTTATCAAAATGTAATTAATAAAGAACGCGAAGGAGCTTTTTTAGGAAAAACTGTACAGGTAGTGCCCCATATCACCGATGAAATAAAAAGAAACTTCCGCATATTGGGCGAAAGCGGCGATTACGATATCGTGATTACCGAGCTTGGCGGTACCGTAGGCGATATTGAATCATTACCATATATTGAGGCTGTTAGGCAGTTCCGCTGGGAAATTGGATCGGCTAACTCTTTAGTTATCCATCTTACACTGGTACCATTCCTTGCAGCAGCAGGCGAATTAAAAACCAAACCTACGCAGCACTCGGTAAAAATGTTATTAGAGTATGGTATCCAGCCCGATATCCTGGTTTGCCGTACCGAACACCACCTTACCAACGATATCCGCAAAAAGATAGCGCTGTTTTGTAACGTGAATATCAATGCCGTTATTGAGTCGATTGATGCGCCAAGTATTTACGATGTACCCCTGTTAATGCTGAAAGAACAGCTTGACAAAACCGTATTGACCAAATTAAAACTTCCGCACAAAAACGAGCCAAACCTCGAAAACTGGAAAGAATTTCTTGGTCGCCTCAAAAACCCGACCGCCGATGTACGCATTGCGCTGGTTGGTAAATATGTGGAGCTGCCGGATGCATACAAATCCATTACCGAAGCTTTTATCCATGCCGGTGCCAAACAGGAATGTAAAGTACGGATTGAATATATCCCTTCGGAGCAGCTTACGCCCGAAAATGCTGTTGAAAAATTAAAAGGCATGCACGGCGTACTGGTTGCCCCGGGATTTGGCGAGCGCGGTTTTGAAGGCAAGATCCAGGCTATCCGCCATGTGCGCGAAAATAATATCCCTTTCTTTGGGATCTGTTTAGGTATGCAATGTGCTGTAGTTGAATTTGGCCGCCACGTGTTAGGCCTTGAGGATGCCAACAGCACCGAAATGAACCCCGAAACACCGCATCCGGTTATCGGCATGATGGAAGATCAGAAAAACATCACCCTGAAAGGCGGCACCATGCGTTTGGGCGCTTATCCCTGTGATATTAAGAAAGGTTCCAAAGCTGCCCAGATATATGGAAAAAACCACATATCCGAAAGGCATCGCCACCGTTATGAGTTTAATAATGAATACCTTAAGCAATATGAGGCTGCAGGCCTTACCCCATCCGGCATAAATCCTGACAATGGCCTGGTGGAGATTGTTGAGTTAAAAAACCATCCGTTTTTTGTTGGTTCGCAATTTCATCCCGAATTAAAATCAACAGTTGCTAATCCGCACCCACTTTTTATTAACTTTGTCGCCGCTTCGCTGGCTTATGCCCGCAAAAAATAA
- a CDS encoding ATP-binding protein, translating to MDYHYLLDKQIKKMLPAQYLEDEAILQFLGAVNNSFKNFEKSIKLADHAFNVSEREYVTVTDDLRLQNEIKQRSISQLKEAIKALNPDVELNISDSDDDLIHIISFLQERIAKAKELEVALIHSKELAEKAAMAKAQFLSIMSHEIRTPMNAVIGFTHLLIHQDPKPEQMEFLNFLKFSAENLLVLINDILDFSKIEAGGVEFESVDFSLTDLIRNIRLALLQKANEKNIQIKLMMDQDLPNAIIGDPVRLGQILTNLMSNAVKFTHKGKVTVTASLASNTTDSSTIDFEISDTGIGITPDKIDHIFESFNQASSDTTRKYGGTGLGLTITKRLLQLLGSDITVESEYGKGSVFNFSLTFKNSKKQLSSTADSDEFYRLKSLKGTRLLIAEDNQINVILAKQFMKQWEVECDVAENGEIAVMLVKTHDYDMILMDLQMPEMDGYQATRAIRELPDDKYKKLPIIALTASAMLDIQDMAFTVGMNDYVSKPFNPNELHRKIDMYSRQKESA from the coding sequence ATGGATTACCATTACTTATTAGATAAGCAGATAAAGAAGATGCTTCCGGCACAGTACCTGGAAGACGAAGCTATTTTGCAGTTTTTGGGTGCCGTAAATAACAGTTTCAAAAATTTTGAAAAGTCGATAAAACTGGCAGATCATGCTTTTAATGTGAGTGAGCGCGAATACGTGACCGTTACTGATGACCTGAGGCTGCAAAATGAAATCAAGCAGCGTTCTATCTCTCAGCTTAAAGAAGCAATAAAGGCACTTAATCCCGATGTGGAGTTAAACATCTCCGACTCAGACGATGACCTCATTCATATCATCAGCTTTTTACAGGAGCGCATAGCTAAAGCTAAAGAATTGGAAGTTGCCCTGATCCATTCAAAAGAACTTGCCGAAAAAGCGGCCATGGCCAAAGCGCAGTTCCTGAGCATTATGAGCCATGAGATCCGCACGCCAATGAACGCCGTTATTGGTTTTACTCACCTGCTCATCCACCAGGACCCCAAACCCGAGCAAATGGAGTTTCTGAACTTTCTGAAGTTTTCGGCCGAAAACCTGCTGGTGCTTATCAATGACATATTGGATTTCAGCAAGATAGAGGCTGGCGGGGTTGAGTTTGAAAGTGTTGACTTTAGTCTCACCGATCTGATCAGAAATATACGACTGGCCCTGCTGCAAAAGGCAAACGAAAAAAACATCCAGATAAAACTGATGATGGACCAGGATTTGCCCAATGCCATCATTGGTGATCCGGTGCGCCTGGGCCAGATACTCACCAACCTGATGAGCAATGCTGTTAAATTTACCCATAAAGGAAAAGTAACGGTAACCGCATCGTTAGCAAGCAACACAACTGACTCATCAACTATTGATTTTGAGATATCCGATACCGGGATAGGTATAACGCCCGATAAAATTGATCATATTTTTGAAAGCTTTAACCAGGCCAGTTCAGATACAACCCGCAAATACGGCGGTACAGGTTTGGGCTTAACTATTACCAAGCGCCTGTTGCAACTGCTTGGCAGCGACATTACTGTTGAAAGCGAATATGGCAAAGGCTCGGTATTTAACTTCAGCCTTACCTTTAAAAACAGCAAAAAACAATTAAGCAGCACAGCCGATAGTGATGAATTTTATCGTTTAAAAAGCCTTAAAGGCACAAGGCTGCTGATTGCCGAAGATAACCAGATCAATGTGATACTGGCCAAACAGTTCATGAAACAGTGGGAGGTTGAATGTGATGTTGCCGAAAACGGCGAGATAGCCGTTATGCTGGTGAAAACCCATGACTATGATATGATCTTGATGGATCTGCAAATGCCCGAAATGGACGGCTACCAGGCAACCCGCGCCATACGCGAGCTGCCTGATGATAAGTATAAAAAGCTACCCATTATCGCATTAACAGCATCTGCCATGCTTGATATCCAGGATATGGCCTTTACCGTTGGCATGAATGATTATGTGAGCAAACCTTTCAACCCAAATGAACTGCACCGTAAAATAGATATGTATAGCAGGCAAAAGGAAAGTGCTTAA
- the yidC gene encoding membrane protein insertase YidC, with amino-acid sequence MDKNTFTGLFLIMAIIAGSIYFLKPSEADLKKEREVQHQDSLKKAGAAVAAAAAKTTAKFDTAKTAKVDSALLKMPFGAASVGKEEFVTIGNKELLIKLSTHGGKVASVELKNYKTFDKKPLVLFSGNNNQFGLKFAAGVANINTNNYYFTPSAKELNIAEKDSGSVTMRLSYSPTQYIDYIYSLKGDGFKLGLTIKPTGLDGVIANSSTINLNWATSLHKQEKDIKMERQYSTVYYYNTDGDADYLSEGKDDQKTISDKKMAWVAFKQHFFSNVLIAKGGISKTDIAVATDFNDTTDVKQMKADLSLSRGTDGSLPLEFYFGPNRFNTLKDQGHDLDKLVNLGWGPLKYINRFAVLPVFNFLNKFNWNYGLIILVLTVLLKLVLSPLTYKSYLSMAKMRVLKPEMDEIKAKVGEDNPTLLQQEYLKLYKKAGVNPLGGCLPLLIQMPIVIAFFRFFPSLFELRGESFLWMHDLSTYDSVIKFAPIAFLGGVNHISLMCLLMTISTLIYTYFNNQISGATGQMKYIGYITPLVFLFTLNSYPAGLNYYYFLANMFTFLQQYLIKFMVDDKKIHAQIQENKKKPEDTQKKKSGFSAKMEEMMRQQQQIQANKNKKS; translated from the coding sequence ATGGATAAAAATACGTTTACAGGATTATTCCTGATCATGGCGATCATTGCCGGCTCGATATACTTTTTAAAGCCATCGGAAGCCGACCTTAAAAAAGAGCGCGAGGTACAGCACCAGGATTCGCTGAAAAAAGCCGGTGCCGCTGTAGCTGCCGCTGCTGCTAAAACCACAGCAAAGTTTGATACCGCCAAAACAGCCAAAGTTGATTCGGCCTTGTTAAAAATGCCTTTTGGCGCCGCATCTGTTGGTAAAGAAGAATTTGTTACCATTGGTAATAAAGAGTTGCTTATTAAATTAAGCACCCATGGAGGTAAAGTTGCTTCCGTTGAGTTAAAAAACTACAAAACTTTTGATAAGAAGCCCCTGGTGCTTTTCAGCGGCAACAATAACCAATTTGGATTGAAGTTTGCTGCCGGTGTTGCCAATATCAACACCAACAATTACTATTTTACCCCAAGTGCAAAAGAACTTAACATAGCCGAAAAAGATTCCGGTTCGGTTACTATGCGTTTGAGCTATAGCCCTACCCAATATATTGATTATATATACAGCTTAAAAGGTGATGGTTTTAAACTTGGATTAACCATTAAGCCTACCGGTCTTGACGGCGTTATTGCCAACAGCAGCACTATTAACCTTAACTGGGCCACCAGTCTGCACAAACAGGAAAAAGACATCAAAATGGAGCGTCAGTATTCAACGGTATACTATTACAATACCGATGGGGATGCTGATTACCTAAGCGAAGGCAAAGACGATCAAAAAACTATCAGCGATAAAAAAATGGCCTGGGTTGCTTTTAAACAGCACTTCTTTTCAAATGTGCTGATAGCTAAGGGCGGCATTTCCAAAACAGATATTGCTGTCGCTACTGATTTTAACGACACCACCGATGTAAAACAAATGAAAGCCGACCTGTCGCTTAGCCGCGGCACTGATGGTTCTTTACCATTGGAGTTTTACTTTGGACCTAACCGTTTTAATACGCTTAAAGACCAGGGGCATGACCTTGATAAACTGGTTAACCTGGGCTGGGGACCGTTAAAATACATCAACCGTTTCGCGGTATTGCCGGTATTTAACTTTCTTAACAAGTTTAACTGGAACTATGGTTTGATCATCCTGGTATTGACTGTATTGCTTAAGCTGGTGTTATCACCGCTTACTTACAAGTCATACCTTTCAATGGCCAAAATGCGTGTGCTGAAGCCCGAAATGGATGAGATCAAAGCTAAAGTTGGTGAGGATAACCCTACATTGTTGCAGCAGGAGTACCTGAAGCTGTACAAAAAGGCAGGTGTTAACCCATTGGGTGGCTGTTTACCATTGCTCATCCAGATGCCTATAGTTATCGCGTTCTTCCGCTTTTTCCCAAGTTTATTTGAGCTAAGGGGCGAAAGTTTCCTGTGGATGCATGACCTTTCAACTTATGATTCGGTTATTAAATTCGCTCCGATAGCTTTCCTTGGCGGCGTTAACCACATTAGTTTAATGTGTTTACTGATGACCATTTCAACGTTGATCTATACTTATTTCAACAACCAGATCTCCGGTGCTACAGGGCAAATGAAATACATTGGTTACATCACTCCTTTGGTATTCCTGTTCACGCTTAACAGCTACCCTGCCGGTTTGAACTATTATTACTTTTTGGCCAACATGTTCACCTTTTTACAGCAGTACCTGATCAAATTCATGGTTGATGACAAGAAAATCCATGCCCAGATCCAGGAAAACAAAAAGAAACCTGAAGATACTCAAAAGAAAAAATCAGGTTTTAGTGCCAAAATGGAAGAGATGATGCGCCAGCAACAACAGATACAGGCTAATAAGAATAAGAAGTCTTAA
- a CDS encoding exonuclease domain-containing protein, protein MYAIVDIETTGGHASANGITEIAICVHDGKKVVKRFETLVNPQREIPIYISALTGITNEMVKDAPPFEDVAADIYHLIHGKIFVAHNVNFDFSFVRYHLAAAGYDLQTNKLCTVRLGRKILPGLPSYSLGRLCKHLGIDNQSRHRAMGDAEATAELFTLLLNSDTDNHIKQSLKQGSKDQVLPPNLSKKDIDQLPYTPGVYYFHDQKGKVIYVGKAKNVKKRVSSHFTGNNPGFQRQEFLRNIYQISYQVCGTELIAFVLEAIEIKRLWPKYNRSLKRFENAFCLYAFEDQRGYIRLAVDKYRKYSDPIYTCNSLLDGYNLLNKLIEAFDLCPKLCFIQKNNEPCVSAAGSTCACEGIEPPDSYNEKVNNAIDQLKQALPTYAIRDEGRTGDEHSCILVEKGQFYGMGYISHYFDANNIQQLKSYLTPYPGNDYIKNIVATYASKYPDRMVVFG, encoded by the coding sequence ATGTATGCAATTGTCGATATCGAGACCACCGGCGGGCATGCCAGCGCAAATGGCATTACCGAGATAGCTATATGCGTACATGATGGAAAAAAAGTGGTAAAGCGGTTTGAAACTCTGGTTAATCCCCAGCGTGAAATCCCTATTTATATCAGCGCCTTAACCGGCATTACCAACGAAATGGTAAAGGATGCCCCTCCTTTTGAGGATGTGGCGGCTGATATTTACCACCTCATTCACGGCAAGATCTTTGTTGCTCACAATGTAAATTTTGATTTTTCTTTTGTCCGGTATCACCTCGCTGCTGCCGGTTACGATCTGCAAACCAATAAGCTTTGCACTGTAAGGCTTGGCAGGAAGATATTGCCGGGATTACCATCATACAGCCTGGGCCGGCTATGCAAACATCTGGGCATTGATAATCAAAGCCGCCACAGGGCTATGGGCGATGCCGAAGCTACTGCCGAACTGTTTACCCTACTGCTGAACAGCGATACCGATAACCATATCAAACAGTCGCTTAAACAAGGTTCAAAAGACCAGGTACTACCGCCTAACCTATCTAAAAAAGATATAGATCAGTTGCCTTATACGCCTGGTGTGTATTATTTTCATGATCAAAAAGGCAAAGTGATATATGTAGGCAAGGCCAAAAATGTTAAAAAACGGGTGAGCAGTCATTTTACGGGCAATAACCCGGGCTTTCAGCGCCAGGAGTTTTTACGCAATATATACCAGATCAGCTACCAGGTTTGCGGCACTGAACTTATCGCTTTTGTATTGGAAGCCATTGAGATCAAGCGTCTGTGGCCTAAATACAATCGTTCATTAAAACGTTTCGAAAACGCTTTCTGTCTTTACGCTTTTGAAGATCAGCGCGGATACATTCGCCTGGCAGTTGATAAATACCGCAAATACAGCGACCCGATATATACCTGCAATTCCCTGCTTGACGGATATAACCTGCTCAACAAGCTGATAGAAGCGTTCGACTTGTGCCCTAAGCTTTGTTTTATACAAAAAAACAATGAGCCCTGCGTCAGTGCAGCAGGAAGTACCTGTGCCTGCGAAGGTATTGAACCTCCCGACAGTTATAACGAAAAGGTCAACAATGCCATCGATCAGCTTAAGCAAGCTTTACCAACTTACGCTATCAGGGATGAAGGCCGCACTGGCGATGAACACAGCTGTATTTTGGTGGAAAAAGGCCAGTTTTATGGCATGGGCTATATCTCCCACTATTTCGATGCCAATAACATACAGCAACTCAAAAGCTATCTCACACCTTATCCGGGGAATGACTATATCAAAAATATTGTAGCAACTTATGCTTCCAAATATCCGGACAGGATGGTGGTGTTTGGGTAA
- a CDS encoding pyridoxamine 5'-phosphate oxidase family protein, with amino-acid sequence MDSINQQQPEDNMQDLNGQEALDKIKEMAESAKSCFFVSNIKTGVPASVRPMSALQIDDEGNFWFLSANDSHKNDELAKDPFVHLLFQGSGYSDFLNLYGIATISEDKEKIKELWEPTLKVWFTEGIDDPRISIIKVEPTEGYYWDNKHGNAIAFVKRLAGAAIGKTIDDSVEGKLTV; translated from the coding sequence ATGGATAGTATCAATCAACAACAGCCGGAAGATAACATGCAGGACCTTAACGGTCAGGAGGCTTTGGATAAGATTAAGGAAATGGCCGAAAGTGCAAAAAGCTGCTTTTTTGTAAGTAACATCAAGACAGGCGTACCCGCTTCGGTGAGGCCAATGTCAGCACTGCAAATTGATGATGAAGGCAATTTCTGGTTTCTGAGTGCTAATGATAGTCACAAAAACGACGAGCTGGCTAAAGACCCGTTTGTTCACCTGCTTTTTCAGGGATCAGGATATTCTGATTTTTTAAACCTTTATGGGATAGCAACTATCAGCGAAGACAAAGAAAAGATCAAAGAACTATGGGAACCAACACTCAAAGTGTGGTTTACCGAAGGCATCGACGACCCGCGCATCAGTATTATTAAAGTTGAACCTACCGAGGGCTATTACTGGGATAATAAACATGGCAATGCTATCGCTTTTGTAAAACGACTTGCAGGGGCAGCTATTGGTAAAACCATTGATGATTCGGTGGAGGGAAAGCTAACCGTCTGA
- a CDS encoding FIST signal transduction protein yields the protein MKIRQHHFVNKGWVNYFSSPEFSAEKCQLVLAFGAPKLITDPEIYDYLKKSYPNANVVFSSTAGEIMGSDVYDDSIAVTAVELERSTITCTCTHVNKQANSAETGAFLMAQLDKKGLNCVFIISDGTFINGSELVDGFNRDNPGKVPVTGGLASDAARFNSTFTSLNAIPTQGNVIAIGFYGDSLHISHGSSGGWEEFGPQRTITRSDKNVLFEIDGKNALDLYKEYLGEYAKELPGSALLFPLSLSIEGSDKKLVRTILSVNEDKKSMTFAGNLPEGSKVRLMKANFEKLIGASSSAATDAVTGPEHADLAILISCVGRKLVLNDRTDEELMAAKHIFGNKTAMAGFYSYGELSPLNKESNCELHNQTMTITTFTER from the coding sequence ATGAAGATAAGGCAGCATCATTTTGTAAACAAGGGCTGGGTAAATTACTTTTCCAGTCCTGAATTTAGTGCTGAAAAATGCCAGTTGGTTCTTGCTTTCGGTGCACCGAAGTTAATTACCGATCCCGAAATTTATGATTATCTTAAAAAGAGCTATCCTAATGCTAATGTTGTTTTTTCCTCTACAGCCGGCGAGATCATGGGTAGCGATGTATATGATGATAGTATAGCAGTAACGGCCGTGGAGCTGGAAAGATCAACCATTACCTGCACGTGTACCCACGTAAACAAACAGGCTAACAGTGCCGAAACAGGAGCCTTCCTGATGGCACAACTGGATAAAAAAGGCTTAAACTGTGTATTCATTATATCCGACGGCACTTTTATAAACGGAAGTGAGCTGGTTGACGGCTTTAACCGCGACAATCCCGGCAAGGTTCCAGTAACGGGTGGTTTGGCCAGCGATGCAGCGCGGTTTAACAGCACGTTTACCAGTCTTAATGCCATCCCTACGCAAGGCAACGTGATAGCGATAGGCTTTTATGGTGATAGCCTGCATATCAGCCATGGGTCAAGCGGAGGCTGGGAAGAATTCGGACCGCAGCGAACCATTACCAGGTCGGATAAAAACGTACTTTTTGAGATAGATGGTAAAAACGCGCTCGATCTTTACAAAGAATATTTAGGTGAGTATGCCAAAGAACTGCCTGGTTCGGCTCTGCTGTTCCCTTTATCATTAAGCATTGAAGGCTCTGACAAAAAACTGGTGCGAACTATATTGAGCGTTAACGAAGACAAAAAATCAATGACCTTTGCCGGCAACTTGCCCGAAGGAAGTAAGGTACGCCTGATGAAAGCCAATTTTGAAAAACTGATCGGTGCTTCATCATCCGCCGCTACCGATGCGGTAACCGGACCGGAGCATGCCGATCTGGCCATATTGATTAGTTGCGTGGGCCGAAAACTGGTACTTAACGACCGTACAGACGAAGAGCTAATGGCAGCCAAACATATCTTCGGCAATAAAACCGCTATGGCTGGCTTTTATTCATACGGAGAATTGTCGCCCCTTAATAAGGAGTCAAATTGTGAACTGCATAACCAAACCATGACCATCACAACCTTTACCGAACGTTAA
- a CDS encoding alpha/beta hydrolase family protein yields MKYVLLILGGLASLPLIAQTAKKPLKPADLYKQPTLMAPQLSPDGKWVVYELSEVDTAKDKRISHLWMQSFDGKQSIQLTYGDEPASTPKWTPDGKFISYLSEKDSKNGGQVWLMDRRGGEGHKLTDIKGELEEYAWSPDSKKLALIIKDPENKGKEVPKTTPPIKIDRYHFKQDIEGYLQHLHSHLYLYDVAAKKLDTLTSGAMDDSSPQWSPDGKTIAYVSNHTVDPDRNENTDIFTIEAKPGAEPQQLTTFTGHDINPLWSPDGKRIAYLRSTSDADYFIYQHDVLYLMDADGKNNRPLTDQLDRPVSNIAWSKDGKDLEYLVSNDRIRYINRYNLLTRKSLLLYKGNQCSFSDIMGHSVGVWIGKMTTPYMPHELVAIENGKIRRLTFHQEKWLNEVKLAYVKGFQSFSGDGTLVSGILYTPDSVVTKKMPFILYIHGGPTDQDEFEFDEIRQTLACAGYAVAAVNYRGSTGRGIEYTKAIYADWGNKEVKDLLGAVDELVKLGIADKDRLGIGGWSYGGILTDYTIATDPRFKAASSGAGSALQLAIYGSDQWVMQYDNELGAPWKNADKYIKLSYPFFHADKIKTPTQFMSGLKDFNVPTGGGEQMYEALRSQGVPTQLVLYPGQYHGITVPSYQVDRLQRYIEWFDKYLAPHPPKGAAF; encoded by the coding sequence ATGAAATATGTCCTGTTGATTTTAGGAGGGTTGGCTTCTTTGCCTTTGATTGCTCAAACTGCGAAAAAGCCGCTTAAACCTGCCGATCTGTATAAACAGCCAACGCTGATGGCGCCGCAGCTTTCTCCGGATGGTAAATGGGTGGTTTATGAATTATCTGAGGTGGATACAGCTAAGGATAAGCGTATATCGCACTTGTGGATGCAGAGTTTTGACGGCAAGCAGTCCATTCAGCTTACTTATGGTGATGAGCCGGCATCCACCCCGAAATGGACCCCTGATGGTAAGTTTATTTCTTATCTGTCCGAAAAGGATTCAAAGAACGGCGGGCAGGTTTGGTTGATGGACAGGCGTGGTGGCGAAGGGCACAAGCTCACCGATATTAAAGGTGAACTTGAAGAGTATGCTTGGTCGCCGGATAGTAAGAAGCTGGCATTAATTATAAAAGATCCCGAAAACAAAGGAAAGGAGGTACCCAAAACTACACCTCCTATAAAAATAGACCGTTACCATTTTAAGCAGGATATTGAAGGATATCTGCAGCATCTGCATTCGCATTTGTACTTGTATGATGTAGCCGCAAAAAAGCTGGATACCCTGACCAGCGGTGCCATGGATGATAGCTCGCCGCAGTGGAGCCCCGATGGAAAAACGATTGCTTACGTAAGCAATCATACAGTCGATCCAGATCGGAATGAGAATACAGATATTTTTACGATAGAAGCAAAACCCGGCGCTGAGCCACAACAGCTTACCACTTTTACCGGCCACGATATTAATCCCCTCTGGAGCCCTGATGGTAAGCGCATAGCCTACCTGCGGTCGACAAGCGATGCCGATTATTTTATATACCAGCACGATGTTTTGTACCTGATGGATGCCGACGGGAAAAATAATCGTCCGTTAACTGATCAGTTGGACAGGCCTGTTAGCAATATCGCCTGGAGCAAAGATGGCAAGGACCTGGAATACCTGGTAAGTAACGACAGGATCCGTTATATCAACAGATATAACCTGCTTACCCGTAAATCGTTACTGCTGTATAAAGGGAACCAATGCAGTTTTTCTGATATAATGGGCCATTCGGTAGGTGTATGGATAGGGAAGATGACTACACCCTATATGCCACATGAGCTGGTGGCGATTGAAAACGGAAAAATCCGCCGTTTAACTTTTCATCAGGAGAAATGGCTGAACGAGGTTAAGCTGGCCTATGTGAAAGGCTTCCAGTCGTTTAGCGGCGATGGCACACTGGTTTCGGGGATACTTTATACGCCCGATAGCGTAGTTACTAAGAAAATGCCTTTCATTCTTTACATTCACGGCGGTCCTACCGATCAGGACGAGTTTGAGTTTGATGAGATCAGGCAAACACTGGCTTGTGCAGGTTACGCTGTAGCCGCTGTAAATTACCGCGGCAGTACCGGGCGGGGCATTGAATATACCAAAGCCATTTATGCCGATTGGGGCAACAAGGAGGTGAAAGATTTGCTCGGAGCTGTGGATGAACTGGTTAAACTTGGCATAGCTGATAAAGACCGCCTGGGAATTGGCGGCTGGAGTTATGGAGGAATCCTTACCGATTATACTATAGCGACGGATCCCCGATTTAAAGCAGCATCAAGCGGAGCGGGCAGTGCCTTACAGTTAGCCATCTATGGATCAGATCAATGGGTGATGCAGTACGATAATGAATTGGGAGCACCCTGGAAAAATGCTGATAAGTACATTAAGCTTTCGTACCCGTTTTTTCATGCAGATAAAATAAAAACGCCAACCCAGTTCATGTCCGGTTTAAAAGATTTTAATGTGCCGACCGGCGGGGGGGAACAAATGTATGAAGCGCTGAGATCACAAGGTGTACCGACGCAACTGGTACTTTATCCCGGCCAGTATCACGGTATTACCGTACCAAGCTACCAGGTTGACCGGCTGCAGCGCTATATTGAATGGTTTGATAAATATTTGGCCCCCCACCCCCCTAAAGGGGCAGCTTTTTGA